A region from the Rufibacter sp. DG15C genome encodes:
- the lpdA gene encoding dihydrolipoyl dehydrogenase → MDKFDVTIIGSGPGGYVAAIRCAQLGFKTALVEKYDTLGGTCLNVGCIPSKAVLDSSEHFYNAKHKFQSHGIRLENLQLDFPQMLAHKDDVVQNTVAGVDFLMRKNKIEVIQGVATLLSPGSIGVHGTDGVSTTIETKYTILATGSKPGSLPDIVIDKKRIISSTEALVLPEIPKHLIVIGGGVIGMEIGSVYARIGSKVSVMEYTDAIIPSMDRTMGKELQKSLKKLGMDFYLSHKVTGAQSTDVGVTVTAEDTAGKVTALEGDYCLMAVGRKPYTEGLGLENVGIKTDKGGRIEVNEFLETSVPGIYAIGDVVKGAMLAHKASEEGVFVAEVLAGQKPHMDYMLIPGIVYTWPEVASVGYTEEQLKASGRAYRTGSFPFRANARARMNDDLEGQIKVLADDQTDEILGIHMIGPRVSDIIGEAVTAMSYRASAEDISRMSHGHPTFYESLKEACLAVANRAIHI, encoded by the coding sequence ATGGATAAATTTGATGTTACGATTATAGGCTCTGGCCCAGGTGGCTATGTGGCGGCTATACGCTGTGCCCAGCTTGGTTTCAAAACAGCCTTGGTCGAAAAGTATGACACCTTGGGCGGCACCTGCCTGAATGTGGGCTGTATCCCCTCTAAGGCCGTCCTGGACAGCTCTGAGCATTTTTATAATGCCAAGCATAAATTCCAAAGCCACGGCATCAGATTGGAAAACCTGCAACTGGATTTCCCGCAGATGCTAGCCCACAAAGATGACGTGGTGCAGAATACCGTGGCTGGGGTTGACTTCCTGATGAGGAAAAACAAGATAGAGGTAATCCAGGGCGTGGCCACCCTGCTGAGCCCAGGAAGCATCGGCGTCCATGGTACTGACGGAGTCTCCACTACCATTGAGACTAAGTATACTATCTTGGCCACAGGTTCAAAGCCCGGTTCTCTGCCCGATATTGTAATAGACAAGAAGAGAATCATCTCCTCGACCGAGGCGCTTGTCTTACCCGAAATCCCCAAACATCTTATTGTTATAGGGGGTGGGGTGATTGGCATGGAGATTGGGTCCGTGTATGCCCGCATTGGATCAAAGGTCAGCGTGATGGAATACACAGATGCCATCATCCCTAGCATGGACAGAACTATGGGCAAAGAGCTCCAAAAGTCACTGAAGAAGCTGGGCATGGACTTCTATCTCAGCCATAAGGTCACCGGTGCCCAAAGTACGGACGTAGGGGTGACCGTGACGGCCGAGGATACTGCCGGCAAAGTGACTGCTCTGGAAGGCGACTATTGCCTGATGGCCGTGGGCCGGAAGCCCTATACTGAGGGTTTGGGACTGGAAAATGTGGGTATAAAAACCGATAAAGGCGGGCGGATTGAGGTAAATGAGTTTTTGGAGACCAGTGTGCCCGGTATCTATGCGATTGGCGATGTGGTCAAGGGGGCAATGCTTGCGCACAAGGCCTCAGAGGAAGGGGTGTTTGTAGCCGAAGTCCTGGCCGGGCAAAAACCGCACATGGACTACATGCTCATCCCAGGCATCGTCTACACCTGGCCCGAAGTGGCCAGCGTAGGGTATACTGAAGAACAGCTAAAAGCCAGTGGAAGAGCATACCGCACGGGGTCTTTCCCATTCCGGGCCAATGCCCGCGCCCGGATGAACGATGACCTGGAGGGCCAGATAAAAGTGCTGGCCGATGACCAGACCGACGAAATCCTGGGCATTCACATGATCGGCCCTCGGGTAAGTGACATCATTGGGGAAGCGGTAACAGCCATGAGCTACCGAGCCTCGGCAGAGGATATATCCCGGATGTCCCATGGGCACCCCACCTTTTATGAATCTCTTAAAGAGGCTTGCCTTGCCGTGGCTAACCGCGCCATTCATATTTGA
- a CDS encoding TolC family protein has translation MMSSIKLYIGALLVLLSTSAQAQTPVLSLDTVLNRISQNNGMLQEIEFRAKAQNAMAKGARSQMAPMVGAGVFMYPYPGQMKMEEDDAMYMTAVEQDITNPAKLKAREKYQLSRAAIEEAGRDMTFNQLRAQAKTAYYQWVVLEKKKAVLAESQRIMQFMLKLGKVRYPYNQSSLGSIYKAEGRVGEVENMLTMTNSEIEMKNIQLNMLMNLPPENRFKVDTTVQAPVLIVLPDTASLSAARSDVRQIDRTIESMQLNLRLENIQRKPDFGIRFENMMPRDRMMPQSFTLMGMVSIPIAPWSSKMYKANATAMNLEIQGMRKGREALVNEAQNMVASMALELQAKRTQVQNYEKKIIPALRRNYETTLLSYEQNTGQLPLVIDAWEALNMAQMEYLNNLEQLYLIGVNYEKELEK, from the coding sequence ATGATGTCAAGCATTAAGTTATACATAGGCGCTTTGTTGGTTTTGCTGAGCACTTCTGCCCAGGCCCAAACCCCGGTGCTCTCCTTGGACACAGTCCTTAACCGGATTAGCCAGAACAATGGCATGCTCCAGGAGATTGAATTCAGGGCGAAGGCGCAAAATGCCATGGCCAAGGGAGCCAGGAGCCAGATGGCACCCATGGTGGGCGCCGGGGTCTTCATGTACCCGTACCCAGGCCAGATGAAAATGGAGGAAGATGACGCCATGTACATGACGGCCGTGGAGCAGGACATTACCAACCCTGCCAAACTGAAAGCCCGTGAGAAGTACCAGTTGTCCAGAGCTGCCATTGAAGAGGCCGGCCGCGACATGACTTTTAATCAATTAAGGGCGCAGGCCAAAACCGCCTATTACCAGTGGGTGGTGCTGGAAAAGAAGAAGGCCGTGTTGGCCGAGAGTCAGCGCATCATGCAGTTCATGCTCAAGCTGGGCAAGGTGCGTTATCCTTATAACCAAAGCTCGCTGGGCAGTATTTACAAAGCTGAAGGCCGGGTAGGCGAGGTGGAGAACATGCTCACCATGACCAACAGTGAGATTGAGATGAAGAACATCCAGTTGAACATGCTCATGAACCTGCCTCCTGAGAACAGGTTTAAGGTAGACACCACCGTGCAAGCACCTGTGCTGATCGTGCTCCCAGATACGGCTTCCCTGAGTGCCGCCCGCAGTGACGTGCGCCAAATAGACCGTACCATAGAGTCCATGCAGTTGAACCTGCGTCTGGAGAACATCCAGCGCAAACCGGATTTCGGGATACGGTTTGAGAACATGATGCCGCGTGACAGGATGATGCCCCAGTCGTTCACCCTCATGGGCATGGTCTCTATTCCCATCGCTCCCTGGTCCTCTAAAATGTACAAGGCTAATGCCACCGCCATGAATCTTGAAATACAGGGCATGCGGAAGGGAAGGGAGGCGCTGGTGAACGAAGCTCAAAACATGGTGGCCAGCATGGCCCTTGAGCTACAGGCAAAGCGAACGCAGGTGCAGAATTATGAGAAGAAGATCATCCCGGCCCTGCGCCGCAACTATGAAACTACGCTCCTTAGTTATGAGCAGAACACAGGCCAGTTGCCTTTGGTGATTGATGCCTGGGAAGCCCTGAACATGGCCCAGATGGAATACCTCAACAACCTGGAGCAACTCTACCTAATCGGTGTGAACTATGAGAAAGAACTGGAAAAATAG
- a CDS encoding murein L,D-transpeptidase catalytic domain family protein produces MTRKTSIKYFSFFLSAVVIAFCTGFAFLQVTTPSGEPLKVSETEQANNPIKPLLSADQVFGQYIENTYAAAGLADQGLSLETFRKAVTGYHNLMSANRLSSEKSLITIVDFNQSSRNRRLWVIDLSTNQVVYNTWVAHGQGSGLEYASTFSNTVNSFQSSLGFYLTEDTYMGKNGYSLKLQGLDAGFNTNALDRSVVVHGAPYASEGFIKATGRLGRSQGCPALPTELNKPIINTIKGRTLLFVDGPSDSYSSAYLDSGQAATCFVNDEAGKNHINA; encoded by the coding sequence ATGACAAGAAAAACCAGCATTAAATACTTTTCATTTTTCCTCTCTGCTGTGGTAATTGCCTTCTGCACGGGATTCGCCTTTCTACAGGTGACGACTCCTTCTGGCGAACCATTAAAAGTATCCGAGACGGAGCAGGCTAATAACCCAATTAAGCCCCTTCTCTCTGCGGACCAGGTGTTTGGCCAATATATTGAAAACACCTATGCGGCGGCAGGTTTGGCGGATCAGGGCCTTTCCCTTGAGACGTTTCGGAAAGCCGTGACAGGCTATCACAACTTGATGTCAGCAAATAGGTTATCTTCGGAAAAATCCCTGATCACAATTGTGGACTTCAACCAATCCAGCAGAAACCGGCGTTTATGGGTTATTGACTTGTCCACCAACCAAGTAGTCTATAACACATGGGTGGCACATGGGCAGGGCAGTGGATTGGAATATGCCTCGACTTTCTCCAATACCGTGAATTCCTTCCAGAGCAGCCTTGGCTTTTACTTGACTGAGGACACTTATATGGGTAAAAACGGCTACTCCCTGAAACTTCAAGGTTTGGATGCCGGCTTTAATACCAATGCCCTAGACCGTTCTGTGGTGGTCCATGGGGCTCCTTATGCTTCCGAAGGCTTTATAAAAGCTACTGGCCGGCTTGGCCGGAGCCAGGGATGCCCTGCGCTTCCTACGGAACTCAACAAGCCAATCATCAATACTATCAAAGGCCGTACCTTGCTGTTTGTGGACGGCCCCTCTGACAGCTACTCTTCTGCTTACCTGGACAGCGGTCAGGCCGCAACATGCTTCGTTAATGATGAGGCGGGTAAAAACCATATCAATGCATAG
- a CDS encoding heavy metal-binding domain-containing protein, with product MKTLKVTIAMAFFGLTLFSSCDSSGTEQKTAEGTTSEVQVAGVTYTCPMHPEVVSDVKGKCPKCGMFLEEVKPGEKLDSAAAAQQHHEGEEQH from the coding sequence ATGAAAACTCTGAAAGTAACCATTGCAATGGCCTTCTTCGGCTTGACCTTGTTCTCATCATGCGACAGCTCCGGAACCGAGCAGAAAACAGCCGAGGGGACGACCTCAGAGGTACAGGTGGCGGGCGTTACCTACACCTGCCCTATGCACCCGGAAGTGGTGAGCGATGTGAAGGGAAAATGCCCTAAGTGCGGCATGTTCCTGGAAGAGGTGAAACCAGGCGAAAAGCTGGATTCTGCCGCTGCCGCCCAACAGCACCATGAGGGCGAAGAGCAACACTAA
- a CDS encoding efflux RND transporter periplasmic adaptor subunit, giving the protein MRKNWKNRLLAFILLLLPFSFTACQDKAEKGEEAHAMEYTCPMHPQVVQDKPGSCPICGMDLVAKQPADAPAVAVPADLNYLLQPANQTVVSSVQTTRPVQKPLEQEITMSGVVTYDTRRQYIIPARFAGRIEKLYVQFNYQPVRKGQKLYDIYSPELVTAQKELLYLLKNDPGNTSLIAGARQKIRLLGATEGQINQLARTGRESYTFSVFSPYSGYVLDPSVTATPTVAPAAASAAGGSDDGMGGMGGSSGGASGTITTPASAPQGFAIREGMYVTTGQALLKVIDASQVWAQFNVASNVAGQLKKGTPINISFNQVEGKTLQSSVQLVEPVYEAGENFAQVRALLPAKGNPVLIGQVITGKVTYSTGSALWVPKDAVLDLGGQSVAFLKMDGVFKPIGVRVGQRSGGQVEIVSGLKASDVIAANAQFLVDSESFIRVADTSR; this is encoded by the coding sequence ATGAGAAAGAACTGGAAAAATAGGCTGCTTGCGTTTATCCTCCTGCTGTTGCCCTTCTCCTTTACAGCCTGCCAGGACAAGGCCGAAAAAGGAGAGGAGGCGCATGCCATGGAGTACACCTGCCCCATGCACCCCCAGGTTGTGCAGGACAAGCCCGGTTCCTGCCCCATCTGCGGCATGGACCTGGTGGCCAAGCAACCCGCAGACGCACCTGCCGTGGCCGTGCCTGCAGACTTAAATTATCTATTGCAACCAGCCAACCAGACCGTGGTTTCCTCTGTGCAGACCACGCGCCCCGTGCAGAAGCCGCTGGAGCAGGAAATCACCATGTCTGGGGTGGTGACCTATGACACCCGTCGGCAGTACATAATCCCAGCCCGGTTCGCAGGGCGGATAGAGAAACTGTACGTGCAGTTCAACTACCAGCCAGTGCGCAAAGGCCAGAAGTTGTATGACATCTACAGTCCGGAACTGGTCACTGCGCAGAAGGAACTCCTTTACCTACTCAAGAATGACCCTGGCAATACATCCCTCATAGCCGGCGCGCGCCAAAAAATACGTCTTCTGGGTGCCACAGAGGGACAGATAAATCAGCTTGCACGCACGGGGAGAGAGTCCTATACCTTCTCAGTCTTTAGCCCTTACTCGGGGTATGTGTTGGATCCGTCGGTGACGGCAACCCCAACAGTAGCGCCAGCCGCCGCCTCTGCCGCAGGCGGTAGCGATGACGGTATGGGCGGCATGGGCGGTTCTAGCGGCGGTGCTTCAGGCACTATAACCACACCCGCCTCGGCCCCCCAAGGATTCGCCATTCGGGAAGGCATGTACGTGACCACGGGGCAGGCACTGCTAAAAGTAATTGACGCCTCCCAGGTTTGGGCGCAGTTCAACGTGGCCAGCAATGTGGCGGGCCAATTAAAGAAGGGGACTCCCATCAATATTTCCTTTAACCAGGTGGAGGGTAAGACCCTGCAGTCCTCTGTGCAATTGGTGGAGCCGGTGTATGAGGCGGGGGAGAACTTCGCGCAGGTCAGGGCCTTGCTTCCGGCGAAGGGGAATCCGGTTCTAATCGGCCAGGTCATCACCGGGAAAGTAACCTATAGCACTGGCTCCGCCCTTTGGGTTCCTAAAGATGCCGTGTTGGACCTTGGGGGCCAGTCGGTAGCATTCCTGAAAATGGACGGAGTGTTCAAACCCATTGGTGTGCGCGTGGGGCAGCGGTCAGGCGGTCAGGTAGAGATTGTGTCAGGGCTGAAAGCCAGTGACGTGATAGCGGCCAACGCACAGTTCCTGGTGGACAGTGAGAGTTTTATTAGGGTAGCAGACACAAGCAGATGA
- a CDS encoding four-helix bundle copper-binding protein, which produces MAQCAQLDRACADSCRHAIALLQSQSAIGHQYLVLCEEICRLCAEECGKHQDEHCQRCAQACRECAEACHAHHEQITQK; this is translated from the coding sequence ATGGCCCAGTGTGCCCAGTTGGACCGGGCTTGCGCAGACTCTTGCCGCCACGCCATAGCGCTGTTGCAAAGCCAATCGGCAATCGGCCATCAGTACCTGGTCTTGTGCGAAGAAATCTGTCGCCTGTGCGCTGAGGAATGCGGCAAGCACCAGGATGAGCATTGCCAACGGTGTGCACAGGCTTGCCGAGAATGCGCTGAGGCCTGTCATGCGCATCATGAGCAGATAACCCAGAAATAA
- a CDS encoding cation diffusion facilitator family transporter: MGLTLLYLIAEVIGGIWTKSLALLADAGHMLTDVGGLAFALIAIKLAERKATPEKTFGYYRAEILAALANAVILIGISLYILYEAYLRFRNPPEVESKSMLVIASIGLVINLVGMYILRKGSNDSLNMKGAYFEVLSDMLTSIGVIVAGVIMWTTGWYYADPILSAGIGLFILPRTWILLKDAVSILLEGTPADVNLGSLREAMVKLPGVADVHDLHVWSLTSGVNAMSAHVVLQETAAANEVLKSIDDQVKKSFKISHTTIQLETPDYQEQETHL; the protein is encoded by the coding sequence TTGGGTCTTACCTTACTATACTTAATTGCTGAAGTCATCGGCGGTATCTGGACCAAGAGCCTGGCCTTGCTGGCGGATGCCGGCCACATGCTAACGGATGTGGGAGGCCTGGCTTTCGCCTTGATTGCCATAAAGCTAGCCGAGCGTAAAGCAACACCGGAGAAAACGTTCGGGTACTACCGGGCCGAAATCCTGGCGGCTTTGGCCAATGCGGTGATATTGATTGGCATCTCGCTCTACATTTTGTATGAGGCATACCTACGCTTCAGGAACCCACCCGAAGTGGAAAGCAAGTCTATGCTGGTCATTGCCAGCATAGGACTGGTGATTAATCTGGTGGGCATGTATATCCTCAGGAAAGGCTCCAATGACAGCTTGAACATGAAAGGTGCCTACTTTGAGGTTCTCTCAGACATGCTGACTTCAATAGGCGTCATTGTAGCCGGGGTGATAATGTGGACCACCGGATGGTACTATGCTGATCCTATCCTATCTGCCGGAATTGGATTGTTCATACTACCCCGCACTTGGATTCTCCTGAAAGACGCAGTCAGCATTTTACTGGAGGGAACTCCGGCCGATGTCAACCTGGGCTCCTTGCGCGAAGCAATGGTAAAGTTGCCAGGGGTAGCCGATGTGCATGACTTGCATGTCTGGTCGCTGACTTCCGGCGTGAATGCTATGAGTGCACATGTGGTTCTGCAGGAAACAGCGGCGGCTAATGAAGTATTAAAATCCATCGACGATCAAGTTAAGAAGTCCTTTAAGATTAGCCATACTACTATTCAATTAGAAACTCCGGACTACCAAGAGCAGGAAACGCACCTTTGA
- a CDS encoding efflux RND transporter permease subunit, protein MDNKKRLSIIEKASKQVGPSVFWSTIIIITSFLPVFLLTGQEGRLFSPLAWTKTFILIVDAFVAITVTPVLLSLLLKGKFKPESANPVNRALERVYSPILRWCLKWRKTTIGVNILALVVSIPMLLSLGSEFMPPLDESSILFMPVTLPDISNAEAKRVLQVQDKIIKSTPEVEQVLGKAGRASTATDNSPISMIETIILLKPQSEWREGMTKAKIIAELDQKLQIPGVINGWTQPIINRINMLATGIRTDVGVKVYGQSLDSIAVVSEKVRNALQQVEGVKDLYIEPVTGGRYLEIQTRREDLGRYGLSVNDVNSVVESALGGASIGNTIEGRRRFSINVRLAQEYRNSLDRIRRIPIQSSTSGTVPLSAVADVKFVDGPPMIASENAQLRGAVLFNVRDRDLGSTVQEAIKTINQEVTGIPNGYHLEWSGQWENQIRANKTLKIIIPLVVLIIFFILYFSFKSFKEALLNLVTIPFALVGGVFIVYFYGINLSVAVAVGFIALFGMAVETGMLMVVYLNEAMNELVAKKGNSSETITKQDIREYVFQGAAKRLRPKIMTVSVSLFGLIPILWATGVGTDVMLPIVLPLIGGVFTSSIHILLVTPVVFEMTKEYELKKHGKLEIYDVKH, encoded by the coding sequence ATGGATAATAAGAAACGACTGTCCATCATAGAGAAAGCCTCCAAGCAGGTAGGCCCCAGTGTGTTTTGGAGCACCATCATCATTATTACCTCCTTCTTGCCGGTGTTCCTTTTGACCGGGCAGGAGGGACGCCTTTTCAGCCCATTGGCCTGGACCAAGACATTTATCCTCATTGTAGATGCCTTTGTGGCCATCACAGTGACTCCTGTGCTGCTGTCACTCCTACTCAAAGGCAAGTTCAAGCCCGAGAGCGCCAACCCCGTTAACCGCGCCTTGGAACGGGTGTATTCACCAATTCTGCGCTGGTGCCTTAAATGGCGCAAAACCACCATTGGAGTAAATATTCTGGCTTTGGTGGTGAGTATTCCCATGCTGCTGAGTCTGGGGTCTGAGTTCATGCCGCCTCTGGATGAGAGTTCCATCCTGTTCATGCCGGTGACCCTGCCAGACATCTCCAACGCCGAGGCCAAGCGCGTTCTGCAGGTGCAGGACAAGATCATTAAATCTACGCCGGAGGTGGAGCAGGTGTTGGGCAAGGCAGGCCGGGCCAGCACCGCTACTGACAACTCGCCCATCAGCATGATTGAGACCATCATCCTGCTGAAGCCTCAGTCAGAGTGGCGGGAGGGGATGACCAAGGCGAAGATCATCGCCGAGCTGGACCAGAAACTGCAGATCCCCGGGGTCATCAACGGCTGGACCCAGCCCATCATCAACCGCATCAACATGCTGGCCACCGGCATTAGGACGGACGTGGGCGTGAAGGTGTACGGCCAGAGCTTGGACTCTATCGCCGTGGTGTCAGAGAAAGTGCGTAATGCATTGCAACAGGTAGAAGGAGTGAAAGACCTGTACATTGAGCCGGTGACCGGAGGCCGTTACCTTGAGATTCAGACCAGGCGCGAGGATCTGGGACGCTACGGCCTTTCCGTCAATGATGTGAACAGTGTGGTGGAGTCTGCCCTCGGTGGGGCCAGCATCGGCAATACCATTGAAGGACGGCGGCGATTCTCCATCAACGTGCGTTTGGCGCAGGAGTATCGCAATAGTCTGGACCGGATACGCCGCATCCCCATCCAGTCAAGTACCAGCGGAACGGTGCCGCTTTCAGCGGTGGCTGATGTGAAATTTGTGGACGGACCGCCTATGATTGCCTCAGAGAATGCCCAACTCCGGGGCGCTGTGCTATTCAATGTACGTGACCGCGATTTAGGCAGCACGGTGCAAGAGGCCATCAAAACCATTAACCAAGAAGTAACGGGAATACCCAATGGCTATCATTTGGAGTGGAGCGGCCAGTGGGAAAACCAGATCAGGGCGAACAAGACCCTAAAGATTATCATCCCGCTGGTGGTGCTCATCATTTTTTTTATTCTGTATTTCTCCTTCAAGTCTTTCAAAGAGGCGCTGCTCAACCTGGTCACCATCCCATTCGCTCTGGTGGGCGGGGTGTTCATTGTGTACTTCTACGGCATCAATCTGTCCGTGGCAGTAGCGGTGGGATTCATCGCCCTGTTTGGGATGGCCGTAGAGACCGGTATGCTCATGGTGGTGTACTTGAATGAGGCCATGAACGAACTGGTGGCCAAAAAGGGCAACTCCAGTGAGACTATCACCAAGCAGGATATAAGGGAGTATGTGTTCCAGGGGGCGGCCAAGCGCCTCCGGCCCAAGATAATGACGGTTTCTGTGTCGCTCTTTGGCCTGATTCCCATTCTGTGGGCTACCGGGGTAGGTACTGATGTGATGTTACCCATCGTGTTACCGCTTATCGGCGGGGTCTTCACTTCTTCCATACATATCCTGCTGGTAACCCCCGTGGTGTTTGAGATGACCAAGGAATATGAACTCAAGAAACACGGCAAACTAGAGATTTATGATGTCAAGCATTAA
- a CDS encoding DUF305 domain-containing protein gives MKINLLNNKCAVLAFGISLSLFACSGNTEKAESTSAAQTEEHSGSGHGMPASGSNRMMDLMHGNMAAMQKMEMTGDLDHDFARMMAIHHAGALSMAQEQADNGQDTMLVNMARKTLASQKEEQDKLHKFVDSHKPVSGDKAGSMRLLGSMESSMAGMEHAKGGTTDHDFAALMGIHHQSGIDMAKAYLPGAKSPELRAMAQKIIVDQQREKQQMDTWLEENKQ, from the coding sequence ATGAAAATAAACCTATTGAATAATAAGTGTGCAGTGCTGGCTTTCGGGATATCCCTGTCCCTCTTCGCATGCAGCGGGAACACTGAGAAAGCGGAATCGACATCCGCCGCCCAAACAGAGGAACACTCCGGTTCGGGGCATGGCATGCCGGCCTCCGGGTCCAACAGGATGATGGATCTCATGCATGGGAACATGGCGGCCATGCAGAAGATGGAGATGACGGGGGACCTTGACCATGACTTCGCCAGGATGATGGCCATCCACCACGCAGGGGCCCTCTCCATGGCCCAGGAGCAGGCCGATAACGGGCAAGACACGATGCTGGTAAACATGGCTAGGAAAACCCTGGCCTCCCAAAAAGAGGAACAGGACAAGCTTCATAAATTTGTGGACAGCCACAAGCCCGTGTCCGGGGACAAGGCGGGGTCCATGAGACTACTGGGCTCAATGGAGTCTTCTATGGCGGGTATGGAGCATGCCAAAGGAGGGACTACTGACCACGATTTCGCTGCCCTGATGGGAATACACCACCAGAGCGGCATTGACATGGCGAAAGCATACCTGCCGGGCGCGAAGTCACCGGAGCTGAGGGCGATGGCGCAGAAAATCATAGTCGACCAGCAAAGGGAAAAGCAACAGATGGACACCTGGCTGGAAGAGAACAAGCAATAG
- a CDS encoding efflux RND transporter permease subunit — MIGKLISFSLRNRMIVLLIAAGMFGWGAYSVTTSKVDAIPDLSENQVIVFTEWMGRSPQIIEDQVTYPLVTNLQGMPQVKYVRGVSMFGMSFIYIIFDDKTDIYWARERVLERLNYANRLLPEGAIPTLGPDGTGVGHILWYTLDASGMDLGEQRAVQDWYVKFALQNVPGVSEIASFGGFQKQYQITVDPTKLTYFNLSVPQVMAAVRANNNESGGRKFEMSDIGYIIKTTGYLQSMEEIESIPITTQNTIPVSVRDVATVQMTGESRLGIFDLNGEGEAVGGIVVMRYGENAEEVIRNVKAKMEEVSAGLPKGVKFNIVYDRSGLINESVDSIKTTLIEEMLVASAIVFLFLFHWRSALIIIIQLPLSIAIGFILLNAFDITSNIMSLTGIALSIGVIVDDAIVMVENAYRHLADAQIEEENHG; from the coding sequence ATGATTGGCAAATTAATTTCCTTTTCCCTCCGCAACCGGATGATTGTGCTGCTCATTGCGGCAGGCATGTTCGGTTGGGGAGCTTATTCAGTCACCACCAGTAAGGTAGACGCCATCCCTGACCTCTCAGAGAACCAGGTGATTGTGTTCACAGAGTGGATGGGCCGCAGCCCGCAGATCATAGAGGACCAGGTGACCTACCCGCTGGTAACTAACCTACAGGGAATGCCCCAGGTCAAGTATGTGCGGGGCGTCTCCATGTTCGGGATGAGCTTCATTTACATCATCTTTGATGATAAAACAGATATCTACTGGGCGCGGGAACGGGTGCTGGAGCGGCTTAACTACGCTAACCGCCTTCTCCCAGAGGGGGCAATCCCTACCCTTGGTCCAGACGGTACCGGTGTGGGGCACATTCTCTGGTACACCCTGGACGCCTCAGGAATGGACCTAGGCGAGCAGCGGGCGGTACAGGACTGGTATGTGAAGTTCGCGTTGCAGAATGTGCCGGGCGTGAGTGAGATCGCCTCCTTCGGTGGTTTTCAGAAGCAGTACCAGATCACCGTTGACCCTACCAAGCTCACTTATTTCAACCTGTCAGTACCGCAGGTGATGGCCGCCGTGCGGGCCAATAATAATGAGAGCGGTGGCCGCAAGTTTGAGATGAGCGACATCGGCTACATCATCAAGACAACGGGCTATCTGCAGTCTATGGAAGAGATAGAAAGCATTCCCATCACCACCCAAAATACCATACCCGTGAGTGTGCGTGACGTGGCCACCGTTCAGATGACGGGGGAAAGCCGCCTGGGTATTTTCGACTTAAATGGCGAGGGTGAGGCTGTGGGCGGTATTGTGGTGATGCGCTACGGTGAGAATGCCGAAGAGGTGATCAGGAACGTAAAAGCCAAGATGGAAGAGGTCTCAGCGGGTCTGCCGAAGGGGGTCAAGTTCAACATCGTCTATGACCGCAGCGGGCTCATCAATGAATCTGTGGATTCTATCAAAACTACATTGATAGAAGAGATGCTGGTGGCCTCTGCCATTGTGTTCTTGTTCCTTTTCCATTGGCGCAGTGCCTTGATCATCATCATCCAGCTGCCGCTTTCCATTGCCATCGGCTTTATTCTGTTGAATGCCTTTGACATCACCTCCAACATTATGTCTCTGACTGGGATCGCCCTGTCTATCGGGGTGATTGTAGACGATGCCATTGTGATGGTAGAAAACGCATATCGGCACCTAGCCGATGCCCAAATAGAAGAAGAGAACCATGGATAA